From Pseudomonas sp. FP2335, the proteins below share one genomic window:
- a CDS encoding DUF2126 domain-containing protein: MSIHVALHHVTHYRYDRAVELGPQIVRLRPAAHSRTRILSYALKVLPEQHFINWQQDPQGNYLARLVFPEKTAELRIEVDLVAEMAVFNPFDFFLEPYAEKIPFSYAADEQRELAPYLETLPLTPKFAAYLAGIDRTPLPAVDFLVGLNQRLAADIGYLIRMEPGVQTPEFTLENASGSCRDSAWLLVQLLRNLGLAARFVSGYLIQLTADVKALDGPSGTEVDFTDLHAWCEVYLPGAGWIGLDATSGLFAGEGHIPLACSPDPSSAAPISGLVEPCECEFTHEMSVERIWEAPRVTKPYTEEQWLAIQALGRQIDGDLLKGDVRLTMGGEPTFVSIDDPDGAEWNTAALGPDKRRLSAELFQRLRKHYAPKGLVHFGQGKWYPGEQLPRWSLNCYWRRDGVPIWHNSALIADEQQDYGADGAMAGRFLASVAERLKLPARFVFPAFEDNFYYLWREGALPQNVTAQDPRLSDDLERERLRKVFSQGLDKVIGQVLPLARTAANDRWQSGRWYLRDNHCRLVPGDSPLGYRLPLASQPWVTAAEYPFVHPTDPNQDQPGLPTTAQLNSHGEPAPSDERTPSVDESADWLTRTALCAEAREGRLYLFMPPLERVEDYLELVAAIEATAEELHCPVLLEGYEPPADARLSNFRVTPDPGVIEVNVQPSASWDELVERTEFLYEEARQTRLTTEKFMIDGRHTGTGGGNHFVLGGATPKDSPFLRRPDLLRSLISYWHNHPSLSYLFSGLFIGPTSQAPRVDEARNDALYELEIAFAQMPEPGEECPPWLVDRLLRNLLIDVTGNTHRAEFCIDKLYSPDGATGRLGLLELRAFEMPPHARMSLTQQLLLRALVARFWREPYAPPKLARWGTELHDRFLLPHFIEQDFADVIVELNAAGYPLRAEWFAAHLEFRFPKVGDYAVSGIELELRQALEPWHVLGEEGAVGGTVRYVDSSLERLQVKLTGLAPQRYLLTCNGIPVPLQATGRVGEFVAGVRYRAWQPANCLQPTIPVHAPLVFDLLDTWMQRSLGGCQYHVAHPGGRNYDSLPVNANEAESRRMARFFRLGHSPGKLPVPSLVINDELPMTLDLRRFPNKND, encoded by the coding sequence GTGTCGATTCATGTCGCGTTGCACCACGTTACGCATTACCGCTACGACCGCGCTGTCGAACTCGGCCCGCAGATCGTGCGTTTGCGCCCGGCGGCCCACAGCCGTACGCGGATTTTGTCCTACGCGCTGAAAGTGCTGCCCGAGCAGCATTTCATCAATTGGCAGCAAGATCCCCAGGGCAATTACCTGGCGCGTCTGGTGTTCCCGGAAAAGACTGCCGAGCTGCGTATCGAAGTCGATCTGGTCGCCGAGATGGCGGTGTTCAACCCGTTCGACTTTTTCCTCGAGCCCTACGCCGAAAAAATCCCTTTCAGCTATGCCGCCGATGAGCAGCGCGAGCTGGCGCCGTACCTGGAAACCTTGCCGTTGACGCCGAAGTTCGCCGCCTACCTGGCCGGTATCGACCGCACGCCATTGCCGGCGGTGGATTTCCTGGTGGGCCTCAACCAACGCCTGGCTGCCGACATCGGCTACCTGATCCGCATGGAGCCGGGCGTGCAGACGCCGGAGTTCACCCTGGAAAACGCCTCCGGTTCCTGCCGTGACTCGGCGTGGCTGCTGGTGCAATTGCTGCGCAACCTGGGGTTGGCGGCGCGGTTTGTGTCTGGCTACTTGATCCAGCTCACCGCCGACGTCAAAGCCCTCGACGGGCCGTCCGGCACCGAGGTGGACTTCACCGACTTGCACGCCTGGTGCGAAGTGTATTTGCCCGGCGCCGGCTGGATCGGCCTGGATGCCACCTCCGGTCTGTTTGCTGGTGAAGGCCATATCCCGTTGGCCTGTAGTCCCGATCCATCGTCTGCCGCCCCGATCAGTGGTTTGGTGGAACCGTGCGAGTGCGAATTCACCCACGAAATGTCGGTTGAGCGGATTTGGGAGGCGCCGCGCGTCACCAAGCCCTACACCGAAGAACAATGGCTGGCGATCCAGGCCCTCGGCCGGCAGATCGATGGCGACCTGCTAAAGGGGGATGTGCGCCTGACCATGGGTGGCGAGCCGACCTTCGTTTCCATCGACGACCCCGACGGCGCCGAATGGAACACCGCGGCCCTCGGCCCGGACAAGCGCCGGCTGTCTGCCGAGTTGTTCCAGCGCCTGCGCAAGCACTACGCGCCCAAGGGCCTGGTGCACTTCGGCCAGGGCAAGTGGTACCCCGGCGAGCAATTGCCGCGCTGGTCACTCAATTGCTACTGGCGTCGCGACGGCGTACCGATCTGGCACAACAGCGCGCTGATCGCCGATGAACAACAAGACTACGGCGCGGACGGCGCCATGGCCGGGCGTTTCCTCGCCAGCGTCGCCGAGCGCCTCAAACTGCCGGCGCGTTTTGTATTCCCGGCGTTTGAAGACAACTTCTACTACCTGTGGCGCGAAGGCGCGTTGCCGCAAAACGTCACCGCCCAGGACCCGCGTCTAAGCGACGACCTGGAGCGCGAACGCCTGCGCAAAGTGTTCAGCCAGGGCTTGGACAAAGTCATCGGCCAGGTCCTGCCGCTGGCGCGTACGGCTGCCAACGACCGCTGGCAGAGCGGGCGCTGGTACTTGCGCGATAACCACTGCCGCCTGGTGCCGGGGGATTCGCCCTTGGGCTATCGCCTGCCGTTGGCGTCGCAGCCGTGGGTGACGGCGGCGGAGTATCCGTTTGTGCACCCGACGGACCCGAACCAGGATCAGCCGGGGCTGCCCACGACCGCCCAGTTGAACAGCCACGGCGAACCTGCGCCGAGCGATGAGCGTACGCCCAGCGTGGACGAATCCGCCGACTGGCTGACCCGCACCGCGTTGTGCGCCGAAGCGCGGGAAGGGCGCCTCTACCTGTTCATGCCGCCGCTGGAGCGTGTCGAGGATTATCTGGAACTGGTCGCCGCCATCGAGGCCACTGCCGAAGAGTTGCATTGCCCGGTGCTGCTGGAGGGGTACGAACCGCCTGCCGATGCACGCCTGAGCAACTTCCGCGTGACGCCGGACCCGGGTGTGATCGAGGTCAACGTGCAGCCGTCCGCCAGTTGGGACGAGCTGGTCGAACGCACCGAATTCCTCTACGAAGAGGCGCGGCAAACCCGCCTGACCACGGAAAAATTCATGATCGACGGGCGCCACACCGGCACCGGCGGCGGTAACCATTTTGTACTCGGCGGCGCGACGCCCAAGGATTCACCGTTCCTGCGCCGACCTGATCTGCTGCGCAGCCTGATCAGCTACTGGCATAACCATCCTTCGTTGTCCTACCTGTTTTCCGGGCTGTTTATCGGCCCGACGTCCCAGGCACCACGGGTGGATGAAGCACGTAACGACGCGTTGTATGAACTGGAAATCGCCTTCGCGCAAATGCCTGAGCCGGGTGAAGAATGTCCGCCGTGGTTGGTCGATCGCCTGCTGCGCAACCTGTTGATCGACGTGACCGGCAACACCCATCGCGCCGAATTCTGCATCGACAAACTCTATTCGCCGGACGGCGCCACCGGCCGCCTGGGCTTGCTGGAACTACGCGCGTTTGAAATGCCGCCCCATGCGCGCATGAGCCTGACCCAACAACTGCTGCTGCGTGCCCTGGTCGCTCGGTTCTGGCGCGAACCCTACGCGCCGCCAAAGCTGGCGCGCTGGGGCACCGAGTTGCATGACCGCTTCCTGCTGCCGCACTTTATCGAGCAGGACTTCGCTGACGTGATCGTCGAACTCAACGCCGCCGGCTACCCGCTGCGCGCCGAATGGTTTGCCGCGCACCTGGAGTTCCGCTTCCCCAAGGTCGGCGACTACGCCGTCAGCGGTATCGAACTGGAACTGCGCCAGGCCCTCGAACCTTGGCACGTACTGGGCGAGGAGGGCGCGGTGGGCGGCACGGTGCGCTATGTGGATTCGTCCCTGGAGCGCCTGCAAGTCAAGTTGACCGGCCTGGCGCCGCAACGCTACCTGCTGACCTGCAACGGCATCCCGGTGCCATTGCAGGCCACCGGCCGCGTGGGCGAGTTTGTCGCCGGCGTGCGTTACCGCGCCTGGCAACCGGCCAACTGCCTGCAACCGACCATCCCGGTGCATGCGCCGCTGGTATTTGATTTGCTGGATACCTGGATGCAACGTTCACTGGGCGGCTGCCAGTACCACGTCGCCCATCCGGGCGGGCGCAATTACGACAGTTTGCCGGTGAATGCCAACGAGGCGGAGAGTCGGCGGATGGCGCGGTTTTTCCGCCTTGGGCATAGCCCAGGGAAGCTTCCGGTGCCGTCTCTGGTGATCAATGATGAATTGCCAATGACCCTGGATCTACGACGCTTCCCCAATAAAAATGACTGA